A single Perognathus longimembris pacificus isolate PPM17 chromosome 17, ASM2315922v1, whole genome shotgun sequence DNA region contains:
- the Pfn1 gene encoding profilin-1, with amino-acid sequence MSGWNAYIDNLMADGTCQDAAIVGYKDSPSVWAAVPEKTFVNITPAEVGVLVGKDRSSFFVNGLTLGGQKCSVIRDSLLQDGEFTMDLRTKSTGGAPTFNVTVTMTAKTLVLLMGKEGVHGGLINKKCYEMASHLRRAQY; translated from the exons ATGTCCGGGTGGAACGCCTACATCGACAACCTCATGGCGGACGGGACCTGTCAGGACGCGGCCATCGTAGGCTACAAGGACTCGCCCTCCGTCTGGGCCGCCGTCCCTGAGAAAACCTTCGTCAACATCACG CCAGCTGAAGTTGGTGTCCTGGTTGGCAAAGACCGGTCAAGTTTTTTTGTGAATGGGCTGACACTTGGAGGCCAGAAATGTTCTGTGATCCGGGATTCACTGCTACAGGACGGAGAATTCACCATGGATCTTCGTACCAAGAGTACCGGCGGAGCCCCCACCTTCAATGTCACTGTCACCATGACTGCCAAGA cGCTAGTCCTGCTGATGGGCAAAGAAGGTGTCCACGGTGGTTTGATCAACAAGAAATGTTATGAAATGGCCTCCCACCTGCGGCGTGCCCAGTACTGA
- the Eno3 gene encoding beta-enolase isoform X1 — protein sequence MRTLRAMAMQKIFAREILDSRGNPTVEVDLHTAKGRFRAAVPSGASTGIYEALELRDGDKARYLGKGVLKAVEHINKTLGPALLEKKLSVVDQEKVDKFMIELDGTENKSKFGANAILGVSLAVCKAGAAEKGVPLYRHIADLAGNPDLVLPVPAFNVINGGSHAGNKLAMQEFMILPVGASSFKEAMRIGAEVYHHLKGVIKAKYGKDATNVGDEGGFAPNILENNEALELLKTAIQAAGYPDKVVIGMDVAASEFYRNGKYDLDFKSPDDPARHITGEKLGELYKSFIKNYPVVSIEDPFDQDDWATWTSFLSGVDIQIVGDDLTVTNPKRIAQAVEKKACNCLLLKVNQIGSVTESIQACKLAQSNGWGVMVSHRSGETEDTFIADLVVGLCTGQIKTGAPCRSERLAKYNQLMRIEESLGDKAVFAGRKFRNPKAK from the exons ATGAGGACCCTGAGAG CCATGGCCATGCAGAAAATCTTTGCCCGTGAAATCCTGGACTCCAGGGGCAACCCCACAGTGGAGGTGGACCTGCACACAGCCAAGG GACGATTCCGAGCAGCTGTGCCCAGCGGAGCTTCCACAGGCATCTATGAAGCTCTGGAACTAAGAGATGGAGACAAAGCACGCTACCTGGGGAAAG GAGTGTTGAAGGCTGTGGAACACATCAACAAGACTCTGGGTCCTGCTCTGCTGGAAAAG AAACTAAGTGTTGTGGATCAAGAAAAAGTTGACAAGTTTATGATTGAGCTGGATGGGACAGAGAATAAGT CCAAGTTTGGGGCCAATGCTATTCTGGGCGTGTCGTTGGCAGTGTGTAAGGCAGGAGCCGCTGAGAAGGGGGTCCCACTGTATCGGCACATTGCAGATCTCGCGGGGAACCCTGACCTTGTACTCCCAGTGCCT GCCTTCAATGTGATCAATGGGGGCTCCCATGCTGGAAACAAGCTGGCCATGCAGGAGTTCATGATTCTGCCTGTGGGAGCCAGCTCCTTCAAGGAAGCCATGCGCATTGGGGCCGAGGTCTACCACCACCTGAAGGGGGTCATCAAGGCCAAGTATGGGAAGGACGCTACCAATGTGGGGGACGAGGGCGGCTTTGCACCCAACATCCTGGAGAACAATGAGG CTCTGGAGCTTCTGAAGACGGCTATCCAGGCAGCTGGCTATCCAGACAAGGTGGTGATTGGAATGGACGTGGCAGCATCTGAGTTCTATCGCAATGGAAAGTACGATCTTGACTTCAAGTCCCCTGATGATCCTGCTCGGCACATTACTGGGGAGAAGCTTGGGGAGCTGTATAAGAGCTTCATCAAGAACTATCCTG TGGTCTCCATTGAGGATCCCTTTGACCAGGATGACTGGGCCACGTGGACCTCCTTCCTCTCCGGGGTGGACATCCAGATTGTAGGGGATGATCTCACAGTCACCAACCCTAAGAGGATCGCACAGGCCGTGGAGAAGAAGGCCTGTAACTGCCTGCTGCTGAAGGTCAACCAGATTGGCTCAGTGACCGAGTCCATCCAGGC GTGCAAACTGGCCCAGTCTAATGGCTGGGGGGTGATGGTGAGCCACCGTTCCGGAGAGACTGAGGACACATTCATTGCTGACCTCGTGGTGGGACTCTGCACTGGGCAG aTTAAGACTGGCGCCCCCTGCCGCTCTGAGCGTCTGGCCAAATACAACCAACTTATGAG GATTGAAGAATCTCTTGGGGACAAGGCTGTCTTTGCTGGGCGAAAGTTCCGTAAtccaaaagccaaatga
- the Eno3 gene encoding beta-enolase isoform X2 encodes MAMQKIFAREILDSRGNPTVEVDLHTAKGRFRAAVPSGASTGIYEALELRDGDKARYLGKGVLKAVEHINKTLGPALLEKKLSVVDQEKVDKFMIELDGTENKSKFGANAILGVSLAVCKAGAAEKGVPLYRHIADLAGNPDLVLPVPAFNVINGGSHAGNKLAMQEFMILPVGASSFKEAMRIGAEVYHHLKGVIKAKYGKDATNVGDEGGFAPNILENNEALELLKTAIQAAGYPDKVVIGMDVAASEFYRNGKYDLDFKSPDDPARHITGEKLGELYKSFIKNYPVVSIEDPFDQDDWATWTSFLSGVDIQIVGDDLTVTNPKRIAQAVEKKACNCLLLKVNQIGSVTESIQACKLAQSNGWGVMVSHRSGETEDTFIADLVVGLCTGQIKTGAPCRSERLAKYNQLMRIEESLGDKAVFAGRKFRNPKAK; translated from the exons ATGGCCATGCAGAAAATCTTTGCCCGTGAAATCCTGGACTCCAGGGGCAACCCCACAGTGGAGGTGGACCTGCACACAGCCAAGG GACGATTCCGAGCAGCTGTGCCCAGCGGAGCTTCCACAGGCATCTATGAAGCTCTGGAACTAAGAGATGGAGACAAAGCACGCTACCTGGGGAAAG GAGTGTTGAAGGCTGTGGAACACATCAACAAGACTCTGGGTCCTGCTCTGCTGGAAAAG AAACTAAGTGTTGTGGATCAAGAAAAAGTTGACAAGTTTATGATTGAGCTGGATGGGACAGAGAATAAGT CCAAGTTTGGGGCCAATGCTATTCTGGGCGTGTCGTTGGCAGTGTGTAAGGCAGGAGCCGCTGAGAAGGGGGTCCCACTGTATCGGCACATTGCAGATCTCGCGGGGAACCCTGACCTTGTACTCCCAGTGCCT GCCTTCAATGTGATCAATGGGGGCTCCCATGCTGGAAACAAGCTGGCCATGCAGGAGTTCATGATTCTGCCTGTGGGAGCCAGCTCCTTCAAGGAAGCCATGCGCATTGGGGCCGAGGTCTACCACCACCTGAAGGGGGTCATCAAGGCCAAGTATGGGAAGGACGCTACCAATGTGGGGGACGAGGGCGGCTTTGCACCCAACATCCTGGAGAACAATGAGG CTCTGGAGCTTCTGAAGACGGCTATCCAGGCAGCTGGCTATCCAGACAAGGTGGTGATTGGAATGGACGTGGCAGCATCTGAGTTCTATCGCAATGGAAAGTACGATCTTGACTTCAAGTCCCCTGATGATCCTGCTCGGCACATTACTGGGGAGAAGCTTGGGGAGCTGTATAAGAGCTTCATCAAGAACTATCCTG TGGTCTCCATTGAGGATCCCTTTGACCAGGATGACTGGGCCACGTGGACCTCCTTCCTCTCCGGGGTGGACATCCAGATTGTAGGGGATGATCTCACAGTCACCAACCCTAAGAGGATCGCACAGGCCGTGGAGAAGAAGGCCTGTAACTGCCTGCTGCTGAAGGTCAACCAGATTGGCTCAGTGACCGAGTCCATCCAGGC GTGCAAACTGGCCCAGTCTAATGGCTGGGGGGTGATGGTGAGCCACCGTTCCGGAGAGACTGAGGACACATTCATTGCTGACCTCGTGGTGGGACTCTGCACTGGGCAG aTTAAGACTGGCGCCCCCTGCCGCTCTGAGCGTCTGGCCAAATACAACCAACTTATGAG GATTGAAGAATCTCTTGGGGACAAGGCTGTCTTTGCTGGGCGAAAGTTCCGTAAtccaaaagccaaatga
- the Spag7 gene encoding sperm-associated antigen 7 — protein sequence MADLLGSILSSMEKPPSLGDQETRRKAREQAARLKKLQEQDKQQKVEFRKRMEKEVSDFIQDSGQIKKKFQPMNKIERSILHDVVEVAGLTSFSFGEDDDCRYVMIFKKEFAPSDEELDSYRHGEEWDPQKAEEKRKLKELVQQQEEAAAQQGPVEVSPASDYKDKYSHLIGKGAAKDAAHMLQANKTYGCVPVANKRDTRSIEEAMNEIRAKKRLRQSGEELPTSS from the exons ATGGCGGACCTACTGGGCTCCATCCTGAGCTCCATGGAGAAGCCACCTAGCCTCGGGGACCAGGAGACTCGGCGCAAGGCCCGAG AGCAAGCTGCCCGCCTGAAGAAACTACAAGAACAAGACAAACAACAGAAAGTGGAATTTCGTAAAAGG ATGGAGAAAGAGGTGTCAGATTTCATCCAGGACAGTGGGCAGATCAAGAAAAAGTTTCAGCCTATGAACAAGATAGAGAGGAGCATACT ACACGATGTGGTGGAAGTGGCCGGCCTGACATCCTTCTCCTTCGGGGAAGACGATGACTGTCGCTATGTCATGATCTTCAAAAAG GAGTTTGCACCCTCAGATGAAGAGCTGGACTCCTACCGTCATGGGGAGGAATGGGATCCCCAGAAGGCTGAGGAGAAGCGGAAGCTGAAG GAGCTGGTCCAGCAGCAGGAGGAAGCAGCAGCCCAACAGGGTCCTGTGGAAGTGAGCCCAGCCAGTGACTATAAAGACAAGTACAGCCATCTCATTGGCAAGGGAGCAGCCAAGGATGCAGCCCACATGCTGCAGGCCAACAAGACCTATGGCTGTG TGCCAGTGGCCAACAAGAGGGACACACGCTCCATTGAAGAGGCCATGAATGAGATCCGAGCCAAGAAACGTCTGCGGCAGAGTGGGGAAGAGTTGCCAACTTCCTCCTAG